ATAGGAGAAAGTGTAACTCGTAATATAAAGTTGAGTATAGTACATTTATGGAAAGTAGAATTAGCAATTGGCAAAGATCAGGAAATACTTTGGGGCAGAAAGTTATCCTTTGTGTTACTATGTGATTTTTCAGCTTTGTTATAAAGTACAAAGATACCTTCCTGATTCAGCTGCTCACCATTGTTTAACAGAATGCTTacagatgttttttctttttgttattttagggACAGTGTAGGAGAGGAAAGTTTCAAAACGCACAGGGAATGAAGATTCACATCGTCCAGACAAATGTACAGAAATTGCTCTGTGTTCTGCAATTTCAGAAAAAGACTTTAGTAAAAGAATCCAAGTCATATGTCGCTCAAAATCATGAGAAATGGTcataaacaaagacattattaaaacagtcaaagtTGTGTTCACTCAGAATATTGAGAAATGCTCCTGTTGCTCTTTTTAAACAGATTTTGCCCGAGAAATCATGTATGAGCCAATCTAGGTAACCTGGGATGGTGGTGGTTTATTAGGTGGTATTTATGATCTTTATTAGGTAAATGATGTTGCAAACATTTTACACCCCCATTCCATTCTATTCTACTTAAATGGAAACTTTTCCCACCACACTTGAAAAGAGAATTAGGTATGCATTGTTGCCCAGGTTTTCTGTggtatgtttaaaatattagttattacattttgTGCACTTAACAACCACATAGTATTGCCTACTCTGATCCCTGCCATCCACAGAGTGAGATTATACCCTCTTAATTGCAAAACAGTTTGTCAACACCCAATGCTATAAGTTTGTTATGGAATTTTTTTAAGATTGTGGCCTGGAGAGAGAATTATTATATTGTAATTATTCCTTTAATAGTAATCAAGTACAACCTCACTGGGAGGGAATGAATGGAAAACACATTTGCAAGATGACACAGCTTATGGTCAAGGCTGGAGAGTGTCTAACAGGGTAATAGTTACTTTTACAAAGAATTGTACATGAGTTTAACATTTGAGACAACCAGGGTCAGGTCATGTACAAAatggtaagattttttttttgtcaagtgcATATTGTTAACTAATAGAAAGTACTTGGACATCTTTGCAACTGTGGTGAGTTTATGTAGTGTGGAGAGGTGCAGGTTGAATGATTCACTTGGTGGTGTCCACCATGGACAAGTTTGTCGATTTTTAGTTTGAAAAACTTCAGTGGTCGTGGAATCAAATATTGTAAAGAGCTGAAAAAGAGCTTTGCTGTTGCAGCTAAATTGTTTCAAGACCCTAAGAAATTTGTTTTACTCTATATGCTGATTAATTTCAAATAAGGAAATACATGCTTCCCGAGTCAAAACATAACTTTTTGGATTGAATCCCATAACCGCATGGAACAAACATCAGCATTCTTTATTAGGCTGATTCTAATACATTGAgatatttcatttaaattcatttagaAGACTAGATAGCATGTATATGACATTCACTGACAAGTGTGTTAATTATATGTGCATGGCCAATTCCACAAGAAAACTCTGTGAGATAGCTGGAGTGGCACTCCTCCTTATTTAAATCAATCTGGAATAACTGTTACTGCCATACAAGCATATCTGTTTTTCACCCATGTATTTTAACAAGCCAATATAGGTAACTCTTAATATTTggaattgtacatttttaaactttgagtAATTTTGTTTTGGGCTATTTGTTTTCATAAATTCTTGAATCCATGTAGGAGGATTTGCAAATTGGTTCACTAAATTGTTGTATTTATGCAAAATCTGCAAGAGCTTTTGAACTTGTCATATTTCACAACTTAATGTCTTGCTGTCATAAAGGTATACATTACCTATGAGCTGacaaacaaatacatacaaatacattacCACTACACTGATATGTTATAATTAGGTTTGTTGACATTGGatataaaatatgtacattatttattgtgaagaatattttttaaataaaatactgtctTTAATAAAGTATCACGGaagtctgttcattttcaatcCCCATTTTATCTACATGTAAAATACAGTgttttataaaaagtattcattcccGATGAAAGTCATCACCATTCTGCATTTCTGAAGATACTCACACATACTCCTTTTATTAACAACCTCAGTGTTccacaagtttatttttaaagccatagtaaatttgtcaaaaataaatacaaataaaaagtggaatagcACTACTTGCATAAACATTCAAACTACACACTTTGATATTTAATAGGCCCTGTTTTTGCTGCAGTAACAACCTTAAGTCTTTTGAAGTAAGTCTGCaccagtaaaactatgcaacattctatgatctgcttctcgcaactgaagagggcaccgtggcggatgtttgcagaccaaccacaagcattacctggtaggtaaccacccatacaatcagattgtgattcagactatgaattccatgaatgaatgtaattaccccgatctacatgctgtcaaataaacgaaccacacgccatggtgcGACgtaagaggcttcacctctagcgctgacatgtagtttttattagCCAGGAAACATTTTATATAGTAGTTGACATAATGTGTGGAAAAGGTCTAAAATTGTGTTCTCGTATTATCACTGACAATGTAAAATACTATGACTTCAACATTCTGAATTTTGGTAGACAAATGCATGCTTGATGAAAAAGAGCATGAAATGTGTTAGGTTCAGTAGTATCCTGTTGCAGCAGAGGAAAGTAATGTTTAATGCTTGTTCCATCATATTGTtgttacaaaaatacaaacaatgaCACAAAGTTGAACTGTAAGGAAAATGTGTGTAGTTGGTTTTTAGGTGCAGGTGACAAGAAGCCTATTGACCAGGTGAACTGAAACTTTGGCTGTCACATGTCCTCTGGATCAGAACCAAATGCACATCCATCACGTTGGTGCCTGTCAGTCCAGTGCGAATTAGGCATCTACCCCCTGAGAACTGACTGAAAAAGGAATAAGAATCATTGTTCTTCAGGAAATCTGAGGGGTTGAGTCCCTGAGCTATTGCCTGTTGCACAAGACTCGGTTCCGATAGCGCTCCAGCTGAATCTGTTGGGCCGTCCTGTCCATCAGTACCCAAGCTGAGAAATAGCACTTCATGAGAACCAGCAGGCAAAGGCATACCTTGACTTAAATCTACGGCCACTCTCAATGCAAGCTCCTGATTTCGGCCTCCTTTACCTTTTCCTTGTAATTGCACTGTGGGTTCCCCACCAGAAAGCAGGCATAGTGAACCAGTGCACTCTTCTATGGACTTGAGTGTTCGGAAGAGATCCCAGTCAGGGACTCCAACTTCTGGGCCCAGCTGAAGAATAGCAGCTCTCAAATGAGCTGAGGGCCCTCCAGGGAGCAGGGCCTGACAGGCAAAGCGTATCAGCAAGCCATAAAGGTGGGAAACTGCCTGCACCTCTCCACATACTGCCGGAGAGAGCACAATAGGCAGGAAGCCAAGCTGCTCAGCACAAGCAGAAGCAGCTTCAAGGGCTAGTGTGTTGGAACCAATGATGACATTATAGGTATGGCTGGAGTCTGTTCTAGATATTCCAGCTGGTTCCTTGTCTGTCTCAATTTCAATCAAAACCTCTCTGACAGAAGATGGAAGAGAGGAGCACAGATCATACTTTTCAAAAATCTCCCAGCATTCCTGTGAATTAGAAAGACTAAGAACAGTGGGTCCACTGGCTATGAGGTCCATAGGATCTCCAATAACGTCAGACAGGATAAGGCCAATCACCTGCAAgataagagaaaattaaaatttgagttTGCATAACTCCATCTTTGTACTTTGAGTCTTGATTCTtaaccacatacagtatatggtttggGATAGCCTCCCTCTGTCTACAATTTGTGAATTCATGTATATAAACATATGAAAGGCACAGTTTGTGTTCTCTTTTTGATGCAGAATATCTAGTGGCTGCTTCCAACAAATTAGATATATTCAAATGCCTGCTTCTAGCAGTGTAGTATGAAACATGAGGTGTGATCATTTAATATTTACAGAAAGGTAAAATGTAGGTTGTTTCTATATTTCCTATACATTCCTACACCTCTACTCTTAACCCAAGCAAATCTGGTATTGGGTATATAAATCCTCCTAGAGCAATATTTTAATCTACAAAATGATGTTGAGGAATGGTGTAGATACATCATAGTTCCACCGTCCAGCTTGTGGTTCTGAACTATAATAGTGCTAAGAACATGTATGGGTGGATGATGATGCTGAAAATGACTTTGCCTGAACCCTCCATTCCGCTGTTTTTGGTACATGCTTTTTTCTGTCTATAGTTGCATATAGTATGGGTGTATACTGGCAGTGACAGGTGCAAGACAGGAGTAAAATTGAGATGTCACGTTAGTCCATTCCCAAATCAGTTATGTGTCCAAGCCCATAATCTCTTTTCAACCAAACAGCAACTCCTTGGACTGGTGGAAGTAATTCACGCCAGCACAGCGAAAATGTGAATAACTAACTTCGACTTAAAATGATAACAATATCCAAATTTTGTAAAGTGACAAGAAACCCTGATGCTACCTAACATCTTTTTCTACCAATGCTACAATTTGGCTAAAAATGTTGAGGATGTGTTACAAATCCATTTCACATATTTCAGGTATTTGGCTAGACTTAACTTCCATACTATTTTAATGGTTATTTggaatacaatgaaaataaaataatattttcctaAATATTCTAATTGTAGGAAGAAAAACAGATTTATCACTTGGGTTTAATAAAACAGCAGGATACATGTATACATAAAATAACTTTGTCAGAGGTATGCTTCTGACAGatgatttaaaaatcaataaaaatgaaaaaacaatgaaaatccgCTTAGTGAGTCTTGTTTATATCGCTTATCAGACATGCTAACAATTAAGCTTTTTTTCCAGCAAAGGATCTCATAAAATGCCGCTAAATTAATTTAGAAATATGCCAATATGCATCATTGCTATGGAAATTTGAGATAGACATACATGTTAATGTGCTGTGCATGTCTGTACAAACAAAATGCCTTATCGTTTTCACACCGACAACGTTTCAGAGAAGATCTGCTTAGTGTAGTGCTGCTCTTGAAGAACCTGAGATTACCCAGTTGGTTTTTGACATACTTGATCCAAGTGTTACTTTTCATTGTATTGAgccctttttcttctttaatccaATTTTCACCCAGTGTCTTTCTG
This genomic window from Polypterus senegalus isolate Bchr_013 chromosome 12, ASM1683550v1, whole genome shotgun sequence contains:
- the glyctk gene encoding glycerate kinase; this translates as MARAFSHKFCFLRGGAFRVFRLQERTAMTLPEMGRDIFRAAINAVLPDNMMRQNLVLEDGRLRVGNKSYPLQNNLYLVGFGKAVLGMAAAAERILRQHLIQGVISVPHGIQEELQKAGRVDMLLNADSPIRVMEGAHHNLPDQNAMEAASTIRDLANGLTNRDLLLTLISGGGSALLPAPSPPVSLEEKQELTKQLAAKGATIQELNTIRKALSQLKGGGLARYAYPAQVIGLILSDVIGDPMDLIASGPTVLSLSNSQECWEIFEKYDLCSSLPSSVREVLIEIETDKEPAGISRTDSSHTYNVIIGSNTLALEAASACAEQLGFLPIVLSPAVCGEVQAVSHLYGLLIRFACQALLPGGPSAHLRAAILQLGPEVGVPDWDLFRTLKSIEECTGSLCLLSGGEPTVQLQGKGKGGRNQELALRVAVDLSQGMPLPAGSHEVLFLSLGTDGQDGPTDSAGALSEPSLVQQAIAQGLNPSDFLKNNDSYSFFSQFSGGRCLIRTGLTGTNVMDVHLVLIQRTCDSQSFSSPGQ